One window from the genome of Paenibacillus azoreducens encodes:
- the nadC gene encoding carboxylating nicotinate-nucleotide diphosphorylase: MMFNGYNEGLVESIRLWLKEDVGSGDVTTMTTVPAGHESKGIIHAKEDGIVAGIPVAELVFQVVDPSLSFTAHVKDGEHVSKGTVLAVVEGSTHHILTGERIALNILQRLSGIATRTRIFVDALEGLPAKLVDTRKTTPGHRMLEKYAVRVGGGANHRFGLYDAVMIKDNHIKAAGGIRRAVERARAHIPHTMTIEVETESLEQVEEALKAGADIIMLDNMDQALMKEAVRRIKTKAPHVRVEASGNVSLQTIKGIAECGVDVISVGRLTYSFESLDISLDLNAVK, encoded by the coding sequence ATGATGTTTAATGGATATAATGAAGGTCTAGTGGAATCCATTCGCTTATGGCTGAAGGAAGACGTTGGGTCCGGGGATGTCACGACCATGACGACCGTTCCGGCAGGACATGAGTCGAAAGGAATTATCCATGCCAAAGAAGACGGCATCGTGGCGGGCATTCCCGTTGCGGAGCTGGTGTTTCAGGTGGTGGACCCTTCCTTGTCTTTCACGGCTCATGTAAAGGACGGAGAACATGTGAGCAAGGGTACGGTGCTCGCTGTTGTTGAAGGAAGCACGCATCATATTTTGACAGGGGAGCGGATCGCACTTAATATACTGCAGCGGCTCTCAGGCATTGCCACCCGGACGCGCATATTCGTGGATGCGCTGGAGGGATTGCCTGCCAAGCTTGTAGATACGCGCAAAACGACCCCCGGGCACCGGATGCTTGAGAAATATGCCGTTCGGGTTGGCGGCGGCGCGAATCATCGTTTCGGGCTTTATGACGCTGTTATGATCAAGGACAACCATATCAAGGCAGCAGGTGGAATCCGCAGAGCCGTCGAGCGGGCCCGGGCCCACATTCCGCATACCATGACCATTGAAGTGGAGACGGAATCTTTGGAGCAGGTTGAAGAGGCGCTGAAAGCCGGAGCCGACATTATCATGTTGGACAATATGGATCAAGCGTTGATGAAGGAAGCGGTCAGACGGATCAAAACCAAAGCCCCCCATGTTCGCGTCGAGGCTTCTGGCAATGTTTCGCTGCAAACCATTAAAGGAATTGCCGAATGTGGGGTTGACGTGATATCCGTGGGGCGGTTAACCTATTCCTTTGAGAGTCTTGATATCAGCCTTGATCTCAACGCTGTAAAGTAA